In Desulfobacterales bacterium, a single genomic region encodes these proteins:
- a CDS encoding ArsR family transcriptional regulator: MPTIRQKIIALLCEEELSAREISAEVGIAEKEVAEHLAHIARSVSSRGQQVVITPATCLVCGYEFENRRRFTRPGRCPQCKKSHLQSPRFRIC, encoded by the coding sequence ATGCCCACCATACGTCAGAAAATAATCGCGCTCTTATGTGAGGAGGAGTTGAGTGCCCGGGAGATTTCAGCGGAAGTGGGAATCGCTGAAAAAGAAGTGGCTGAACACTTGGCGCATATTGCCCGTTCTGTCTCGTCAAGGGGTCAGCAGGTCGTCATCACACCGGCCACATGTCTGGTATGCGGCTATGAATTTGAGAATCGTAGGCGCTTCACGCGCCCCGGGCGCTGCCCGCAGTGCAAAAAATCTCATCTTCAAAGCCCGCGATTTCGTATCTGTTAA
- a CDS encoding four helix bundle protein codes for MKEIYDLDVYNLAETLSDLIWYAFDEWSEKVKKTIGYQIIKSADSIAANLAEGYGRYMPAERKRFYYYSRGSFEKTKAWLRKLIRRKVISGKTIEEYSGIIDELGPKLNAFIRSTKINDS; via the coding sequence ATGAAAGAAATATATGATCTGGATGTATATAATTTGGCTGAGACACTTTCAGATTTAATATGGTACGCATTTGACGAATGGTCTGAAAAAGTTAAAAAAACGATTGGGTACCAGATTATTAAATCAGCAGATAGTATTGCAGCCAATCTTGCTGAGGGGTATGGGCGATATATGCCTGCTGAAAGAAAGCGGTTTTATTACTATTCAAGAGGCTCTTTTGAAAAAACAAAGGCGTGGCTGCGAAAACTCATTCGAAGGAAAGTCATATCCGGTAAAACTATTGAAGAATACTCAGGAATTATAGATGAATTGGGCCCTAAGCTGAATGCTTTTATCAGGAGCACTAAAATAAATGACAGTTGA
- a CDS encoding radical SAM protein, giving the protein MSVRKTVAFTKDSANLFFHILTDCNLNCRHCYINPEQHGKNRVPLKSIKAWLDVFSDGGPAPNLIFLGGEPTLHPDLAAAVKYARTRGFASITIDTNGFLFHDILAKVSPQEVDFFSFSLDGATRQTNDALRGKGSYDACINGIQKTVSAGFATSLIYTVSRANISELESMPALLSDLGIDRFFIQVIGLRGKATQSGQTGTLQMSRSEWLQTIPPLAQKVAAGGIAVSYPKVYLDPEEPFECAGRVAQNYFIFPNGRVYQCPLCEDLPIHSLELKDNRLVPTPKLNESHLFELNIPEGCVMNKLIQPDNISYTVGGVPEYQIGCCLLKEELIAQ; this is encoded by the coding sequence ATGAGTGTTAGAAAAACTGTCGCCTTTACGAAAGATTCCGCCAATCTTTTTTTTCATATTCTCACCGATTGCAACCTTAACTGCCGGCACTGCTACATCAACCCTGAACAGCACGGCAAGAACCGTGTGCCTCTAAAATCCATCAAAGCCTGGCTGGATGTATTTTCCGATGGCGGCCCAGCCCCCAATCTTATTTTTTTGGGTGGTGAACCGACCCTGCATCCGGATCTGGCCGCCGCCGTTAAATATGCGCGCACCCGGGGTTTTGCTTCCATTACCATTGATACCAACGGATTTCTGTTTCACGATATCCTCGCCAAGGTTAGCCCGCAGGAGGTCGATTTTTTCAGCTTCAGCCTGGATGGTGCCACCCGCCAAACCAACGATGCGCTGCGGGGTAAAGGATCTTATGACGCCTGCATCAACGGCATCCAAAAGACGGTCTCTGCCGGTTTTGCTACCAGCCTGATTTATACCGTCAGCCGGGCCAATATTTCTGAATTGGAATCGATGCCGGCACTGTTAAGTGATCTGGGAATCGACCGCTTTTTTATTCAGGTTATCGGGTTGCGCGGCAAGGCCACCCAATCAGGTCAAACAGGCACTTTGCAGATGTCGCGATCTGAATGGCTGCAAACGATTCCGCCCCTGGCTCAAAAGGTTGCCGCGGGGGGGATTGCGGTCAGTTACCCCAAAGTCTACCTGGATCCTGAAGAACCATTCGAATGCGCCGGTCGCGTGGCACAAAATTATTTCATCTTCCCCAACGGTCGGGTCTATCAATGCCCATTGTGTGAAGATCTGCCAATTCACAGCCTGGAATTAAAAGACAATCGATTGGTCCCCACCCCCAAGCTCAACGAAAGCCATTTGTTTGAACTGAACATCCCGGAGGGCTGCGTGATGAACAAACTGATTCAGCCTGACAATATCAGCTATACGGTCGGTGGTGTGCCGGAATATCAGATTGGGTGTTGCCTCTTAAAGGAGGAGTTAATAGCACAATAG
- a CDS encoding cyclic nucleotide-binding domain-containing protein, protein MLESRYLKDNIENIQKLLAIPALRNFETKSLGKLLRLSKIREYEDGERIIKEGDRDPWLYFLLSGKIKITKEGLEIGSMDKKGEIFGEMRVIDSMNRSASVYAVGKTVCLAVDTSAKKRLSLSSSSDEKLDFLLLLYRIFAEFMSIRLRATNEELIMAKKKVKRLIQQL, encoded by the coding sequence ATGCTTGAATCTCGCTACCTGAAGGATAATATTGAAAATATCCAAAAACTGCTGGCCATCCCGGCCCTCAGAAATTTTGAAACCAAAAGCCTGGGAAAACTGCTGCGACTCAGCAAAATCCGTGAATATGAAGATGGTGAGCGAATTATCAAAGAAGGCGATCGGGATCCCTGGCTCTATTTTTTGCTGTCCGGCAAAATCAAGATCACCAAGGAAGGGCTTGAAATCGGCAGCATGGATAAAAAGGGTGAAATCTTTGGTGAAATGCGAGTTATCGATAGCATGAACCGCTCGGCGTCGGTATATGCCGTCGGCAAAACGGTCTGTCTGGCCGTTGACACATCCGCCAAGAAAAGATTATCGCTCAGCAGCAGCTCGGATGAGAAGCTGGACTTTTTGCTGTTACTTTACCGCATTTTTGCAGAATTTATGTCCATCCGTTTGCGTGCCACAAATGAAGAGCTGATTATGGCCAAAAAGAAAGTCAAAAGACTGATACAACAATTATGA
- a CDS encoding metal-dependent hydrolase yields MDSLTQLTFGAACGEAVLGKKIGRKALVWGAVLGTLPDLDVFIPLGGPVNDFVYHRGFSHSLILLALLSPMIAWLITKVHPDTKRYYRRWVLLCFLVLEASVLLDLLTIYGTQVFWPFDTTPMAVPILFIIDPFFTIPILLGVLAALVLKRYSTLGHRLNMVGLVLSLAYLVWAFSAAEFVERRVTEKLARQGVSYSQFISSPAPFNTLLWRVVGIDKDRYFETYFSLFDRKTPLFVDFYPRNLALMAGIEEHPPIAKLKRFTRGYYAFSPMGEYVVMTDLRMGSEPDYVFRFKVARLNDSHPTPIDDERLKTTQDWRRLALVWARIWNSTP; encoded by the coding sequence ATGGACTCTTTGACCCAGCTGACATTTGGAGCCGCATGCGGAGAGGCAGTCCTTGGTAAAAAGATCGGGAGGAAGGCCCTTGTGTGGGGTGCAGTTTTGGGAACGTTACCTGATCTGGATGTTTTTATCCCCCTCGGCGGGCCGGTGAATGACTTTGTCTACCATCGAGGATTCAGCCATTCTCTCATTCTCCTGGCCCTTTTATCGCCGATGATAGCCTGGCTGATTACTAAGGTTCATCCTGACACGAAGCGGTATTATCGCCGATGGGTTCTGCTGTGCTTCCTTGTACTGGAAGCCAGTGTGCTTTTGGATCTGCTGACCATCTACGGGACGCAAGTCTTTTGGCCTTTTGACACCACGCCTATGGCAGTCCCGATTCTATTCATCATTGACCCCTTTTTTACTATACCGATATTATTGGGCGTACTGGCAGCGCTGGTGTTAAAAAGATATAGTACCTTAGGGCATCGACTCAATATGGTTGGACTGGTTCTTAGTCTGGCCTACCTGGTTTGGGCATTTAGCGCCGCGGAATTTGTCGAACGCAGGGTGACTGAAAAGCTTGCTCGTCAGGGGGTGTCCTATTCCCAGTTCATATCCTCCCCGGCGCCCTTTAACACTTTGCTATGGCGGGTGGTGGGCATCGACAAAGACCGGTATTTCGAAACCTATTTTTCGCTATTCGATCGGAAAACACCGCTGTTCGTTGATTTTTACCCCAGAAACTTGGCATTGATGGCTGGAATAGAAGAACACCCTCCAATTGCCAAACTGAAAAGGTTCACCAGGGGGTATTATGCCTTTTCACCCATGGGCGAGTATGTAGTCATGACTGATTTGCGCATGGGTTCGGAACCCGATTATGTCTTTCGATTCAAGGTTGCCAGGTTGAACGATTCGCATCCTACCCCAATTGACGATGAACGGCTGAAAACCACCCAGGATTGGCGGCGTCTGGCTTTGGTATGGGCAAGAATTTGGAACTCCACACCGTAA
- the purF gene encoding amidophosphoribosyltransferase: MTVEETSSFKFQVSSFSDDKPREACGIFGIYEHPEAAALTYFGLYALQHRGQESAGIAVAKDMQISEHKGMGLVSDVFDMDHLAHLDGGSAVGHVRYSTTGSSILTNAQPFRVRHRKKSYAVAHNGNFTNAHLLKNELEAAGSIFQSTMDSEIFLHLFVKNLKSGFEQALVETVSRLEGAYSIIMLTSKGEVIGIKDPHGFRPLCLGKLNGNYVLASETCAFDLVEAEYIREIEPGEIVIIGEDGIKSIQQPTPPNRAFCIFEFIYFARPDSTIYGQNVYSTRKAHGRCLAREAPVDADLVMPFPDSGTYAALGYSEESGIPFEMGMIRNHYVGRTFIQPTQSMRDFGVRIKLNPVKALLKGKNLIIIEDSIIRGTTIKTRVKSLRKLGVRQVHMRVAGPPHRFPCHYGIDFSTRGELIAARKSVDELKDYLGLDSLHYLSIEGLLNSTGFENPKQHFCRACFDGCYPVSFDEMVSKHCLETGG, translated from the coding sequence ATGACAGTTGAAGAAACATCTAGTTTCAAATTTCAAGTTTCAAGTTTCAGCGATGACAAGCCCCGGGAGGCTTGCGGTATATTTGGTATCTATGAACATCCGGAAGCTGCGGCGCTGACCTACTTTGGCCTCTATGCCTTGCAGCACCGGGGCCAGGAAAGTGCCGGCATCGCTGTTGCCAAAGACATGCAGATTTCCGAGCATAAAGGCATGGGCCTGGTATCTGATGTCTTCGACATGGACCACCTGGCGCATTTGGATGGTGGCAGTGCCGTGGGCCACGTGCGCTATTCAACCACCGGCAGTTCTATTTTGACCAACGCCCAGCCTTTTCGGGTGCGGCATCGCAAAAAATCCTATGCAGTGGCCCACAACGGCAATTTTACCAATGCGCATTTGCTCAAAAACGAACTCGAAGCCGCTGGTTCCATTTTTCAATCCACTATGGACAGTGAAATCTTTTTGCACCTTTTTGTTAAAAACCTGAAGTCCGGATTTGAACAGGCATTGGTTGAAACCGTCTCGCGGCTTGAGGGCGCCTATTCCATTATTATGCTGACCAGCAAAGGCGAGGTGATCGGAATAAAAGATCCTCACGGGTTTCGCCCGCTGTGTCTGGGTAAACTTAACGGTAATTATGTTCTGGCATCTGAAACCTGCGCCTTTGATCTGGTTGAAGCTGAATATATCCGTGAAATCGAACCCGGTGAAATCGTCATCATCGGCGAAGACGGCATCAAGAGCATTCAGCAGCCGACCCCGCCCAATCGGGCGTTTTGCATCTTCGAGTTTATCTACTTTGCACGGCCGGACAGCACCATATACGGTCAAAACGTCTATTCAACCCGCAAGGCGCACGGGCGCTGTCTGGCCCGGGAGGCGCCGGTGGACGCGGATTTGGTGATGCCATTTCCTGATTCCGGGACCTATGCGGCCTTGGGGTATTCGGAAGAATCCGGCATTCCTTTTGAGATGGGAATGATCCGTAATCACTATGTCGGCCGAACTTTTATCCAGCCTACCCAGAGTATGCGGGATTTCGGCGTGCGCATTAAGCTCAATCCGGTAAAGGCGCTTCTCAAGGGCAAAAATCTGATCATTATTGAAGATTCCATTATCAGAGGCACCACGATTAAAACTCGGGTAAAATCGTTGCGGAAGTTAGGCGTGCGGCAGGTGCACATGCGGGTGGCCGGACCGCCGCACCGTTTTCCTTGTCATTACGGTATCGATTTTTCAACCCGCGGGGAACTCATCGCAGCCCGAAAATCGGTTGACGAACTCAAAGATTATCTGGGTCTTGATTCGCTTCACTACCTGAGCATCGAGGGCCTGTTAAACTCCACCGGTTTTGAAAATCCTAAACAGCATTTTTGCAGAGCCTGCTTCGATGGGTGCTATCCGGTCAGTTTCGATGAAATGGTATCAAAGCATTGTCTGGAGACAGGTGGTTAG
- the carB gene encoding carbamoyl-phosphate synthase large subunit gives MPKRTDIHRILIIGAGPIIISQACEFDYSGTQACKALKEEGFEVILVNSNPATIMTDPETADRTYIEPVTPEAVSLIVEREKPDALLPTLGGQTGLNTAIEVAQRGVLEKFGVEMIGASTPAIKKAEDRDLFRKAMTNIGLRIPKSGIAENMDAVRKIADQIGFPIIVRPSFTLGGTGGGVAYNGDDLFQLSRAGLDASLIGQVMLEESVMGWKEYELEVMRDKQDNVVIVCSIENVDPMGIHTGDSITVAPAQTLSDKEYQMMRNGAIAIMREIGVDTGGSNVQFAINPEDGEMVVIEMNPRVSRSSALASKATGFPIAKIAAKLAVGYTLDEIANDITGETLASFEPTLDYCVVKVPRWTFEKFPETPDFLTTSMKSVGETMAIGRTFKEALQKGLRSLEIGRYGLGADGKGPAREADDKNWLPSQSEIQQKLTSPNSQRIFYLRYALLMGIPVRTIYRMTGIDPWFIHQLAQIVDLEQQIQTAGSALSDVLLKQAKEWGFSDVQLAHLMGLTESDIKKRRTDLNLRPVYKLVDTCAAEFKAATPYYYSTYELENEARVSDRKKVMILGGGPNRIGQGIEFDYCCVHASFALREEGVESIMVNSNPETVSTDYDTSDKLYFEPLTQEDVLHIVESESPMGVIVQFGGQTPLNLSVGLHAAGVPILGTQPDSIDRAEDRKLFQAMLNKLGLIQPANGTALNVDDALKVAETIGYPVVVRPSYVLGGRAMKIVYDRAGLENFTRLAILASPGYPVLIDKFVEDAFEFDVDAISDGQTTIIGGIMEHIEEAGVHSGDSACVLPPVNIKPQFLDQITQATKAMASELKVVGLMNVQYALKDDQLYVLEVNPRASRTIPFVSKATGVPLAKLATKVMLGRSLADLGLTSEIVPAHLSVKEAVLPFDRFPDVDILLGPEMKSTGEVMGIGLDFGSAYAKAQLGAGQNLPTSGTVFISVIDADKKTVLPVAAKYRDAGFDIMATHGTSQFLVDHGIPNKAVNKVSVGRPHVVDAIKNSEIQLIINTSVGGETRRDGYTIRRNALRYKIPYATTTAGGMAIFRAIETLRQKKMAVKTIQEYNSET, from the coding sequence ATGCCCAAACGAACAGACATTCATCGGATTTTAATCATCGGTGCCGGACCGATCATCATTAGCCAGGCATGTGAATTTGATTATTCCGGGACCCAGGCCTGCAAGGCCCTCAAAGAGGAGGGCTTTGAAGTCATTTTGGTCAACTCCAATCCCGCCACTATTATGACCGACCCGGAAACGGCTGATCGAACCTATATCGAACCGGTCACGCCCGAAGCGGTGTCCCTGATCGTTGAGCGGGAAAAGCCGGATGCATTGCTGCCGACCCTTGGCGGCCAGACCGGTTTGAACACGGCCATCGAAGTTGCCCAGAGGGGGGTTCTGGAAAAATTCGGCGTTGAAATGATCGGTGCCTCCACGCCGGCCATCAAAAAAGCCGAAGACCGTGATCTTTTTCGCAAGGCGATGACCAACATTGGATTGCGAATACCCAAGAGTGGAATTGCTGAAAACATGGACGCGGTCCGCAAAATTGCCGATCAGATCGGATTTCCTATTATTGTGCGCCCCAGTTTCACCCTCGGCGGCACCGGCGGCGGTGTGGCCTATAATGGCGATGATCTTTTCCAGCTTTCAAGGGCCGGCTTGGATGCCAGCCTGATCGGTCAGGTGATGCTCGAAGAATCGGTGATGGGCTGGAAAGAATATGAACTGGAGGTCATGCGCGACAAACAGGACAATGTGGTCATTGTCTGTTCGATTGAGAACGTGGATCCGATGGGGATCCACACCGGCGACAGCATCACGGTGGCCCCGGCCCAGACCCTCAGTGACAAGGAATACCAGATGATGCGCAACGGGGCCATTGCCATCATGCGTGAGATCGGGGTCGACACCGGCGGTTCAAACGTTCAGTTTGCCATTAATCCCGAAGATGGTGAGATGGTGGTAATTGAAATGAACCCCAGGGTGTCGCGCAGCTCTGCGCTGGCATCCAAGGCCACCGGTTTTCCGATTGCCAAGATTGCCGCCAAGCTGGCGGTGGGCTATACGCTGGATGAAATCGCCAACGACATTACCGGTGAAACCCTGGCCTCTTTTGAACCCACCCTGGACTACTGTGTGGTCAAAGTGCCGCGCTGGACATTTGAAAAATTTCCCGAAACACCGGATTTTCTGACCACATCCATGAAATCGGTCGGCGAAACCATGGCCATCGGCAGGACCTTTAAAGAAGCCCTGCAAAAGGGGTTGCGCTCTCTTGAAATCGGCCGTTACGGTCTGGGAGCGGATGGCAAAGGCCCGGCCCGGGAAGCGGACGACAAAAACTGGCTGCCATCCCAATCTGAAATCCAGCAAAAACTAACCTCACCCAACTCGCAACGCATATTTTATCTGCGCTATGCCCTTTTAATGGGGATTCCGGTGCGCACGATTTATAGAATGACCGGGATCGACCCCTGGTTTATTCATCAGCTGGCACAGATTGTTGACCTGGAGCAGCAAATTCAAACCGCCGGTTCGGCGCTGTCGGATGTGCTGCTAAAGCAGGCCAAAGAGTGGGGCTTTTCAGACGTTCAGCTGGCACACCTGATGGGTCTTACCGAATCAGACATTAAAAAAAGGCGCACCGATCTGAATTTGAGACCGGTTTACAAACTGGTGGACACCTGTGCGGCCGAATTCAAAGCAGCCACTCCCTATTATTACTCTACCTATGAGTTGGAAAACGAGGCCCGGGTTTCGGATCGCAAAAAGGTCATGATTCTCGGTGGCGGCCCCAACCGCATCGGTCAGGGAATTGAATTTGACTATTGCTGCGTACATGCATCTTTTGCGCTACGCGAAGAAGGTGTCGAAAGCATTATGGTCAACAGCAATCCCGAGACCGTCAGCACCGATTATGATACGTCCGACAAATTGTACTTTGAACCCCTGACCCAGGAAGACGTGCTCCACATCGTGGAAAGCGAAAGCCCAATGGGGGTTATTGTTCAATTTGGCGGTCAGACGCCGCTGAATCTGTCGGTGGGGTTGCATGCTGCCGGGGTTCCGATCCTGGGAACGCAGCCCGACAGCATCGATCGTGCCGAAGACCGCAAGCTGTTTCAGGCCATGCTCAACAAACTTGGTTTGATACAACCGGCCAACGGTACGGCGCTAAACGTTGATGATGCCTTGAAGGTGGCTGAAACCATCGGTTATCCGGTGGTGGTGCGCCCCTCCTATGTGCTCGGCGGGCGAGCCATGAAAATTGTCTACGATCGGGCCGGACTTGAAAATTTTACCCGTCTGGCGATATTAGCCTCACCGGGTTACCCGGTACTGATTGATAAATTTGTCGAAGATGCGTTTGAATTCGATGTGGATGCCATATCAGACGGGCAGACGACTATTATCGGCGGCATCATGGAGCATATCGAGGAAGCCGGCGTGCATTCCGGTGACTCGGCCTGTGTGCTGCCGCCGGTTAATATTAAGCCGCAGTTCCTCGACCAGATCACCCAGGCCACCAAAGCCATGGCCAGCGAACTAAAAGTAGTGGGTCTGATGAATGTCCAATACGCCCTGAAAGATGATCAGCTGTATGTGTTGGAAGTCAACCCAAGGGCATCCCGCACGATCCCGTTTGTCAGTAAGGCCACCGGTGTGCCCCTGGCCAAATTGGCGACCAAAGTAATGCTGGGTCGCTCTTTAGCGGATCTGGGATTGACCTCTGAAATCGTTCCCGCGCACCTGTCGGTTAAAGAGGCTGTGCTGCCTTTTGATCGCTTTCCGGATGTGGATATTCTACTGGGTCCGGAAATGAAATCCACCGGGGAGGTCATGGGAATCGGTTTGGATTTCGGATCTGCTTATGCCAAAGCGCAGCTGGGTGCCGGCCAGAATTTGCCGACCAGCGGCACGGTATTTATCAGCGTGATCGACGCTGACAAAAAAACCGTATTGCCTGTGGCCGCCAAATATCGGGATGCCGGATTTGATATTATGGCCACCCATGGAACATCTCAATTTTTGGTTGATCACGGGATTCCCAATAAGGCCGTCAACAAAGTATCCGTCGGCCGCCCGCATGTGGTGGATGCCATCAAAAATTCAGAGATCCAGCTGATCATCAATACCTCCGTCGGCGGTGAAACCCGGCGGGACGGCTATACTATCCGGCGCAATGCCCTGCGCTATAAAATCCCATATGCCACCACCACCGCCGGTGGCATGGCGATCTTCAGGGCCATTGAAACACTGCGCCAAAAGAAAATGGCTGTCAAAACGATCCAGGAATATAATAGTGAAACTTGA